A single Methanocaldococcus bathoardescens DNA region contains:
- the cobT gene encoding nicotinate mononucleotide-dependent phosphoribosyltransferase CobT, translating to MHIIAINENGFLDKIKGRNPLFTCVISSIETTTYIPISGVHRDVIKYTPAADVELVFYGKSLTLKTPPIDATGSPTPATITRACVELKNIKNLHIDAGAFVKPKIPFIEMDEEPTGKIEEGRAMNNSKELFKKGYLLGKNLDAEMLVVGESVPGGTTTALGVLLGLGYDAEGKVSSGSINNPHELKIKVVREGLKKANINENSSVFDVLNAVGDKMMPVVAGLAISFAEKNKPVILAGGTQMSAVLAVIKEINKEVLKNNLIAIGTTEFVLNDKKGDLRGIVEQIGDVPVLASKFYFEEAKIEGLKNYCKGSVKEGVGAGGIAVYSIANDLEPTKIREFIENRFNEWYLKQ from the coding sequence ATGCACATAATAGCAATAAATGAAAATGGATTTTTAGACAAAATTAAAGGAAGAAACCCACTATTTACTTGTGTAATTTCATCAATAGAGACAACAACCTACATACCAATATCTGGAGTTCATAGAGATGTTATTAAATATACACCAGCCGCAGATGTTGAGCTTGTTTTTTATGGAAAGTCATTAACTTTAAAAACCCCTCCAATAGATGCCACTGGCTCACCAACACCTGCAACCATTACAAGGGCATGTGTTGAGCTAAAAAATATAAAAAACTTACATATAGATGCTGGAGCTTTTGTTAAACCAAAGATTCCTTTTATAGAAATGGATGAAGAGCCAACTGGAAAAATAGAAGAAGGTAGAGCTATGAACAACTCAAAAGAATTATTTAAAAAAGGTTATCTTTTAGGAAAAAACTTAGATGCTGAGATGTTAGTTGTTGGAGAAAGCGTCCCAGGAGGAACAACAACTGCCTTAGGAGTTTTGCTTGGCTTAGGTTATGATGCTGAAGGAAAAGTTAGCTCTGGCTCTATAAACAACCCACATGAATTAAAAATAAAGGTTGTTAGAGAAGGATTAAAGAAAGCAAATATAAATGAAAACTCTTCTGTCTTTGATGTGTTAAATGCTGTTGGAGATAAGATGATGCCTGTTGTTGCAGGTTTAGCTATAAGTTTCGCTGAAAAAAATAAACCTGTCATATTAGCTGGAGGAACTCAAATGAGTGCAGTCCTTGCAGTTATAAAAGAGATTAATAAAGAGGTTTTAAAAAATAACTTAATAGCCATAGGAACTACTGAATTTGTTTTAAATGATAAAAAAGGAGATTTGAGGGGTATAGTTGAGCAAATAGGAGATGTCCCAGTATTGGCATCTAAGTTTTATTTTGAAGAGGCAAAAATTGAAGGGTTAAAGAATTACTGCAAAGGTTCAGTAAAGGAAGGCGTAGGAGCTGGAGGAATAGCAGTATATAGCATAGCTAATGATTTAGAGCCTACAAAAATAAGAGAATTTATAGAAAATAGATTTAATGAATGGTATTTAAAACAATAA
- a CDS encoding SDH family Clp fold serine proteinase, whose product MDMFSGFIGSLIWWLLFFYLVMAPQIQYKQLQLARLRILKELSNKRNSTVITMIHRQESIGLFGIPVYKFITIEDSEEILRAIRAAPKDKPIDLIIHTPGGLVLAATQIAKALKAHPAETRVIIPHYAMSGGTLIALAADKIIMDENAVLGPVDPQLGQYPAPSIVKAVEQKGVDKADDQTLILADIAKKAINQVQNFVYNLLKDKYGEEKAKELSKTLTEGRWTHDYPITVEEAKKLGLDIDTNVPEEVYTLMELYKQPVRQRGTVEFMPYPTTQDSGNKK is encoded by the coding sequence ATGGACATGTTTAGTGGTTTTATTGGCTCATTAATTTGGTGGCTTCTATTCTTTTATTTAGTTATGGCACCTCAAATACAATATAAACAATTACAGCTTGCAAGATTAAGAATTCTTAAAGAGCTTTCAAATAAAAGAAATTCAACAGTAATAACAATGATACACAGGCAAGAGAGTATTGGCTTATTTGGAATCCCAGTTTATAAATTTATAACCATTGAAGATAGTGAAGAGATTTTGAGGGCTATAAGAGCAGCTCCAAAAGATAAACCAATAGATTTAATTATACACACTCCAGGAGGTTTAGTTTTAGCAGCTACTCAAATTGCAAAGGCATTAAAAGCTCATCCAGCAGAGACAAGGGTTATAATTCCACATTATGCAATGAGTGGGGGAACTTTAATAGCTTTAGCGGCAGATAAAATAATTATGGATGAAAATGCAGTTTTAGGTCCTGTAGACCCACAACTTGGGCAGTATCCTGCTCCAAGTATAGTTAAAGCTGTAGAGCAGAAAGGAGTTGATAAAGCAGACGACCAAACGTTGATATTGGCTGATATTGCCAAAAAAGCAATAAATCAAGTCCAAAATTTTGTATATAATTTATTGAAAGATAAATATGGAGAAGAGAAAGCTAAAGAATTATCTAAAACTCTTACAGAAGGTAGATGGACTCACGATTATCCAATAACTGTTGAAGAAGCTAAAAAACTTGGTTTGGATATAGATACAAACGTTCCTGAAGAAGTTTATACATTAATGGAATTGTATAAGCAACCAGTAAGGCAGAGAGGGACTGTTGAGTTCATGCCATATCCAACAACACAGGATAGTGGAAATAAAAAATAA
- a CDS encoding AAA family ATPase, whose amino-acid sequence MEIGILDIKGSLPLFEDFGNLPTKIIDERNYKEIKDLDALIIPGGSLVESKSLNEEIKKEIINFDGYIIGICSGFQILSKKIDIGRKSSVPIVRECLSLLDVEFYPLVCTDRVEFELKKSIFGEGKGKGFHCHTYGDIKIVDKETKILTISKVKKLNYKLGKEQEIISGVFKGKVFGTMVHNFLDNEFVRDNFLKHLGVAEDEKEKIFEKNKIIKDELKKRALKYRLNPESIEKDNAKKDKNKKRGIILLATSSNSGKTFLTTAISAKLKGRVFVAKIGGDVRDIVPALYLLREKMTKYNSIKIGERGWVDVKEFLDYIKKSDYDYVIVEGVMGAFTAALKNISSYQIAKKLRFPVYIVSFCNISGIEGAFVDAIAYYSLLKDIGIKVEGIILNKVYDWNAFNKLKSLAEKYNIKLYGVGKVSNESRGLIPEVEIDYESFCINAFNVDLKIEIPEIEINNLINDEDDNFLNRLDNWIKKIMVFCKSY is encoded by the coding sequence ATGGAAATTGGCATTTTAGATATAAAAGGTTCTCTACCATTATTTGAAGATTTTGGCAATCTGCCAACAAAAATTATAGATGAAAGGAACTACAAAGAAATTAAAGATTTAGATGCTTTAATAATACCTGGGGGTAGTTTGGTTGAAAGCAAATCATTAAATGAAGAGATAAAAAAAGAAATAATTAACTTTGATGGATATATTATTGGAATATGTAGTGGTTTTCAAATCTTATCAAAAAAAATAGACATTGGAAGAAAAAGTAGTGTTCCAATAGTTAGAGAATGCTTATCTTTGTTAGATGTTGAATTTTACCCATTAGTTTGCACTGATAGAGTTGAATTTGAATTAAAAAAATCAATATTTGGTGAAGGAAAAGGAAAGGGGTTTCACTGCCACACCTATGGAGATATTAAGATAGTTGATAAAGAGACAAAAATTCTTACGATTTCAAAAGTAAAAAAACTAAATTATAAATTAGGTAAAGAGCAAGAAATTATTTCTGGGGTTTTTAAAGGCAAAGTGTTTGGAACAATGGTTCATAACTTCTTAGACAATGAATTTGTTAGAGACAATTTTTTAAAACATTTGGGAGTTGCAGAAGATGAGAAAGAGAAAATTTTTGAAAAAAATAAGATAATAAAAGATGAGTTAAAGAAAAGAGCTTTAAAATATAGATTAAATCCAGAAAGTATTGAAAAAGACAATGCCAAGAAAGATAAAAATAAAAAAAGAGGAATTATTTTATTGGCAACATCTTCAAATAGTGGAAAAACATTTTTAACTACAGCAATATCAGCAAAATTAAAGGGGAGGGTTTTTGTTGCTAAGATTGGAGGGGATGTTAGGGATATAGTGCCAGCTCTTTATTTATTAAGAGAAAAGATGACGAAATACAATAGTATAAAGATTGGAGAGAGAGGATGGGTTGATGTTAAGGAATTTTTAGATTATATAAAAAAATCGGATTACGATTATGTAATAGTTGAGGGAGTTATGGGAGCTTTTACAGCTGCATTAAAAAATATCTCATCCTATCAAATAGCCAAAAAGCTTAGATTTCCTGTATATATAGTAAGTTTTTGTAATATAAGTGGGATAGAAGGAGCATTTGTAGATGCAATAGCATATTATAGCTTACTCAAAGATATTGGAATTAAAGTTGAAGGAATTATTTTAAATAAAGTTTATGATTGGAATGCATTTAATAAATTAAAAAGTTTAGCTGAAAAATATAATATAAAGCTTTATGGTGTTGGAAAAGTATCTAATGAGAGTAGAGGATTAATTCCAGAGGTAGAGATTGATTATGAAAGCTTCTGCATAAATGCCTTTAATGTTGATTTAAAAATAGAAATCCCAGAGATTGAAATAAATAACCTTATAAATGATGAAGATGATAACTTTTTAAATAGGTTAGATAATTGGATAAAGAAAATTATGGTTTTTTGCAAAAGTTATTAA
- the cas5d gene encoding type I-D CRISPR-associated protein Cas5/Csc1: MLRHYKITLLSPLFCYNKTEGGVASTEPFIGDIALDYALNFVLAKKREYTYQIKNKPNYEEIKEFGFVWTIGKPIYYEKTPIFARKTSEISDYMVRRDIIEQMGKGLFKNYFHIQGIKEGSVFEASLLTFEDIKLPKTFTLRIGVGRECLLLFEEKEEKPEEIWLNLYTIKKIFGKDVKLKESQMLRFVLSHYIIGTGFKVEDLEKIFSN; encoded by the coding sequence ATGCTCAGGCATTATAAAATAACTCTTCTCTCTCCTTTATTTTGTTATAACAAAACAGAGGGAGGGGTTGCATCAACAGAGCCATTTATTGGGGATATTGCGTTGGACTATGCATTAAATTTTGTATTGGCAAAGAAAAGGGAATATACTTACCAAATAAAAAATAAACCTAATTATGAAGAGATTAAAGAGTTTGGGTTTGTATGGACTATTGGGAAACCGATATATTACGAAAAAACTCCAATATTTGCGAGAAAAACATCAGAAATTTCTGATTACATGGTTAGAAGAGATATAATTGAACAAATGGGAAAAGGATTGTTTAAAAATTATTTCCACATTCAGGGAATAAAGGAAGGTTCGGTTTTTGAGGCATCTTTATTGACATTTGAAGACATCAAGCTTCCAAAAACATTTACTTTGAGGATAGGAGTTGGTAGGGAGTGCCTCTTATTATTTGAAGAAAAAGAGGAAAAACCAGAGGAAATCTGGCTAAATCTCTACACAATTAAAAAGATATTTGGAAAGGATGTAAAATTAAAGGAATCTCAGATGTTAAGATTTGTTTTATCTCACTACATTATTGGAACTGGATTCAAAGTTGAAGATTTAGAAAAGATATTCTCTAACTAA
- the cas7d gene encoding type I-D CRISPR-associated protein Cas7/Csc2 gives MAKQRNLNEYKKYVEYDENVVNEFREKLYSIIPKEYFQEKYTKRTPNVIKVATIRTTTGYLINRSTEPDEVISTTIGNKDVVAIPSRKLKSREKLTGLILCRKFKVIHPEVEYNFIKKSEHLANPNSIVFGDSVTQSNDAIGLPSRVIYEWAYSIRDKDEITEELTHNALSEEGTMWDKSEGSQRQSLYGIQYIKPGVYFPQFITFYDITPEGFIHALISHLKTTRYGAQSNVMDANMKNEIIAIALDTFEPPVSSYLISKEFNGEVDFENIKEFVKEKLRENSSTLIENEKLEELLKLIDEYLKDEEKLKQLYLKHLNDCINYLVECKIIKKEDVIKKLLEEMGV, from the coding sequence ATGGCAAAGCAAAGGAATTTAAATGAATACAAAAAATATGTTGAGTATGATGAGAATGTTGTTAATGAATTTAGGGAAAAACTCTATTCAATAATCCCAAAAGAATATTTCCAAGAGAAATATACAAAAAGAACTCCAAATGTGATAAAAGTAGCAACAATAAGAACTACAACTGGTTATTTAATTAATCGTTCAACAGAGCCAGATGAAGTTATAAGCACAACAATTGGTAATAAAGATGTGGTTGCCATTCCTTCAAGAAAATTAAAATCAAGGGAAAAATTGACAGGGTTGATTTTGTGTAGGAAATTTAAAGTAATTCATCCAGAGGTTGAATACAACTTTATAAAAAAATCAGAACATTTAGCAAATCCAAACTCCATAGTGTTTGGAGATAGCGTAACACAATCAAATGATGCTATTGGATTGCCTTCAAGAGTTATTTATGAATGGGCGTATTCAATTAGAGATAAAGATGAGATAACAGAAGAGCTAACTCACAATGCCTTAAGTGAAGAGGGAACAATGTGGGACAAAAGTGAAGGTTCTCAAAGACAAAGTTTGTATGGGATTCAATATATCAAACCAGGAGTTTATTTCCCACAGTTTATAACGTTCTATGACATAACACCAGAAGGGTTTATCCATGCTCTAATATCTCATTTAAAAACAACAAGATATGGAGCACAATCAAACGTTATGGATGCAAATATGAAAAACGAGATTATAGCAATAGCGTTAGATACCTTTGAACCACCAGTGTCATCCTATCTAATTTCAAAAGAGTTCAATGGAGAAGTAGATTTTGAAAACATAAAAGAGTTCGTTAAAGAAAAATTAAGGGAAAATTCATCCACATTAATTGAAAATGAGAAGTTAGAGGAACTCTTAAAGTTAATTGATGAATATCTAAAAGATGAAGAAAAATTAAAGCAACTTTATTTGAAGCATTTAAACGATTGCATAAATTACTTAGTCGAGTGTAAAATTATCAAAAAAGAAGATGTTATTAAAAAATTATTAGAAGAAATGGGTGTCTAA
- the cas6 gene encoding CRISPR-associated endoribonuclease Cas6: MRIELELQTDNFTVIPYNHQYYLASAIYNKIHSASPEYAERLHNYQKFKFFTFSLLQIRKRVIRKEGIETIDGKAYLYLSSPKTEFIENFVAGLLEDGKLRVGNVEFFVRKAKVLPIPKKFNILKTISPIHLKTMIETEDGLKTYDLLPNNSKFYENLKNNLKKKYEAFYNEKCDMNFEFEILKYKPKRMRIKDIYCRCSEMVFKVWGDYELIKFGYECGFGEKNSMGFGMVMNID; encoded by the coding sequence ATGAGGATTGAGTTAGAACTGCAGACAGATAATTTTACAGTAATCCCTTACAACCACCAGTATTATTTAGCATCAGCTATATACAATAAAATTCATTCTGCAAGTCCAGAATATGCTGAAAGATTACATAACTATCAAAAATTTAAGTTTTTTACTTTCTCTTTGTTGCAAATTAGAAAGAGAGTTATTAGAAAGGAAGGAATTGAAACTATAGATGGAAAAGCTTATCTTTATCTTTCTTCTCCAAAAACTGAATTTATAGAGAATTTTGTTGCTGGGTTATTAGAAGATGGTAAATTGAGGGTTGGGAATGTAGAATTCTTTGTAAGAAAAGCTAAGGTTTTGCCAATCCCAAAAAAATTCAATATCTTAAAAACAATCTCTCCAATACACTTAAAGACAATGATTGAGACAGAAGATGGATTAAAAACTTATGATTTACTTCCAAACAATTCAAAATTTTATGAAAACTTAAAAAATAACCTAAAAAAGAAATATGAGGCATTTTATAATGAAAAATGTGATATGAACTTTGAATTTGAAATTTTAAAATATAAGCCTAAGAGGATGAGAATAAAGGATATTTATTGTAGGTGTTCTGAAATGGTGTTTAAGGTTTGGGGGGATTATGAGCTAATAAAATTTGGTTATGAGTGTGGGTTTGGGGAAAAGAATAGTATGGGTTTTGGAATGGTTATGAATATTGATTAA
- the csa3 gene encoding CRISPR-associated CARF protein Csa3 yields the protein MKTHIINIGFHIEHIYKPIAEYGAKKAILVYSKDNEDYIKEDDLKKVDESLKKAEELCSMLGIECEKVRISGIEFEKNVEILRDIIKKEDEVIVNITGGRKITSLALLYASLYEFDKVFKIVYVHKKRIIELPKIAHPFKLTNFERKILASLNEREKTISELAEEFNVSLPAIIKYVNSLEKKNLIKTEKIGRKRIVKLN from the coding sequence ATGAAAACACATATAATAAACATAGGATTCCATATAGAACACATTTACAAACCAATAGCAGAATATGGAGCGAAAAAAGCAATTCTTGTATATTCAAAGGATAATGAAGATTATATTAAAGAAGATGACCTAAAAAAAGTTGATGAATCATTAAAAAAAGCAGAAGAATTGTGTAGTATGTTAGGAATTGAATGCGAAAAAGTTAGGATTAGTGGAATTGAATTTGAAAAAAATGTTGAAATTTTGAGAGATATTATAAAAAAAGAAGATGAAGTAATTGTAAATATCACTGGCGGAAGGAAAATTACCTCACTTGCTTTACTATATGCTTCTTTATACGAATTTGATAAGGTTTTTAAGATTGTTTATGTGCATAAAAAGAGAATTATTGAACTGCCAAAAATAGCTCATCCGTTTAAATTAACAAATTTTGAAAGGAAAATTTTAGCATCACTAAATGAACGAGAGAAAACAATTTCTGAATTGGCAGAAGAATTTAATGTCTCTTTACCAGCAATAATTAAATATGTCAATTCTTTAGAAAAGAAAAATTTAATAAAAACAGAAAAAATTGGAAGAAAAAGAATAGTAAAATTAAATTAA
- a CDS encoding CDP-2,3-bis-(O-geranylgeranyl)-sn-glycerol synthase, with protein sequence MFYKLLFASLWYILPAYVANASACIFGGGTPVDLGKNFIDGRRLIGNGVTYKGSVFGILCGTLVGLIQGILVDFNIFNSLDFYGTVLDHVILAFFLSTGAVVGDAVGSFIKRRLNIERGKPAPLLDQLDFVIGALAFGYIVAPIPHEMIIIICLFTVFIHLLGNIIAYKLGIKDVWW encoded by the coding sequence ATGTTTTATAAGTTATTGTTTGCATCACTTTGGTATATACTGCCAGCTTATGTGGCAAACGCATCAGCGTGTATATTTGGTGGAGGAACCCCAGTAGATTTAGGAAAAAATTTTATTGACGGAAGGAGATTGATAGGTAATGGTGTAACATATAAAGGTAGTGTTTTTGGAATTCTTTGTGGAACATTGGTTGGATTAATACAGGGAATTTTAGTAGATTTTAATATTTTTAATAGCTTAGACTTTTATGGCACTGTTTTAGACCATGTTATATTGGCTTTCTTTTTATCTACTGGGGCTGTTGTTGGTGATGCAGTAGGTAGTTTTATAAAAAGGAGATTAAATATTGAGAGAGGTAAGCCAGCTCCATTATTAGACCAACTTGATTTTGTAATTGGAGCTTTAGCATTTGGTTATATTGTTGCCCCAATACCTCATGAAATGATAATTATAATCTGCCTATTTACAGTGTTTATTCATTTACTTGGAAATATAATAGCTTATAAATTAGGTATTAAAGATGTTTGGTGGTAG
- a CDS encoding ACT domain-containing protein has translation MITIDIELKDKPGELLRVLTPISKHGANVISVIHSREEKRGGKVPVRIVIDVDDKEKLKNILEDLEKEGAIIKKIDGKDKKVYLDVVVIGHVVDTNIRDTIDRINEIGLVEDLDLIMPHPDKESSAMMRIIIDEDKIEELFYLFEELEKEKGLLFIKSIF, from the coding sequence ATGATAACTATAGATATTGAGTTAAAAGACAAACCTGGGGAATTATTGAGAGTTTTAACACCAATCTCAAAGCATGGAGCTAATGTAATAAGTGTTATACATTCAAGAGAGGAAAAAAGAGGAGGAAAAGTCCCCGTAAGGATTGTTATTGATGTTGATGATAAGGAAAAATTAAAAAATATCTTAGAAGATTTAGAAAAAGAGGGGGCTATAATTAAAAAAATTGATGGAAAGGATAAAAAGGTTTATTTGGATGTTGTTGTTATAGGGCACGTTGTTGATACAAACATAAGGGATACAATAGACAGAATAAACGAGATAGGTCTTGTTGAAGATTTAGATTTGATTATGCCACATCCAGATAAAGAATCATCAGCAATGATGAGAATTATTATTGATGAAGATAAGATAGAGGAGCTTTTTTATCTATTTGAAGAGTTAGAAAAAGAAAAAGGTCTGTTATTTATAAAATCCATATTTTAA
- a CDS encoding homoserine dehydrogenase codes for MDIIIVGFGAIGKGVAKVLYEKREYLKKNFEEFRVVAITDSSGAAIDEDGLDLLKAIEVKEKTGKIKNYPEKGKEISSIDVIRNVDADVVVEVTPSNLETGEPAKTHILESFKNKKHVVTANKGPLALCYRELIEEAKKYNVIFRHEASVGGAMPIINLAKETLAGNEILSIRGILNGTTNYILTKMEKEGLDFETALKEAKELGIAETDPTQDIEGLDTAAKIVILANSIMGMNKTIKDVKVKGIKRITPEALFLANKRGYTIKLIGQIKDGYLIVEPMLVPIDSPLNVKGTLNVAMFETDLAKEVVVVGRGAGPIETASAILSDLIHIYQATKR; via the coding sequence ATGGATATAATTATTGTTGGATTTGGAGCTATAGGGAAGGGAGTTGCTAAGGTTCTGTATGAAAAGAGAGAATATTTAAAGAAAAACTTTGAAGAGTTTAGAGTTGTTGCTATAACAGATAGTTCTGGGGCGGCAATAGATGAAGATGGTTTAGATTTACTAAAAGCAATAGAAGTTAAAGAGAAGACAGGAAAAATTAAAAATTATCCAGAAAAAGGTAAAGAAATTAGCTCAATAGATGTTATAAGAAATGTTGATGCTGATGTTGTTGTTGAAGTAACACCATCAAACTTAGAAACAGGAGAGCCAGCTAAAACCCATATCTTAGAAAGTTTTAAAAATAAAAAACATGTTGTAACAGCTAATAAAGGACCTTTAGCTTTATGTTATAGAGAGTTGATTGAAGAAGCAAAAAAATATAATGTTATTTTTAGGCATGAGGCTTCAGTTGGAGGAGCTATGCCAATAATAAACTTGGCTAAGGAAACATTAGCAGGAAATGAAATTTTATCAATAAGAGGAATTTTAAATGGAACAACCAACTATATACTAACAAAAATGGAAAAAGAAGGTTTAGATTTTGAAACTGCATTAAAAGAAGCTAAGGAATTAGGAATAGCTGAAACAGACCCAACTCAAGATATTGAAGGTTTAGACACTGCAGCAAAGATTGTTATTTTAGCTAATTCAATTATGGGTATGAACAAAACAATAAAAGATGTGAAAGTTAAAGGAATAAAAAGAATAACACCAGAAGCTCTATTTTTAGCTAATAAGAGGGGATACACAATAAAATTAATTGGACAGATTAAAGATGGATACTTAATTGTTGAGCCGATGCTTGTCCCAATAGACAGCCCATTGAATGTTAAAGGAACTTTAAATGTTGCAATGTTTGAAACTGATTTGGCAAAAGAGGTTGTGGTTGTTGGAAGAGGAGCTGGACCTATAGAGACAGCTTCAGCTATTTTAAGTGATTTAATACATATCTATCAAGCTACAAAAAGATAA
- the mvp gene encoding hyperpolarization-activated voltage-gated potassium channel: MNLKDKKLRKIIEILSLIFTFEIVISFILSTYNPPYQDLLIRLDYISIMFFTFEFIYNFYYAKDKAKFFKDVYNIVDAIVVIAFLLYSLEIFYSKAFLGLRAINILRILVLLRIIKLRRLEENPALINFLTLLIICFISSCLIWVAEAGVNPAINNFFDAFYFTTISITTVGYGDITPKTDAGKLIIIFSVLFFISGLIASLQKVLKGD, translated from the coding sequence ATGAATTTAAAAGATAAAAAATTGAGGAAGATTATAGAAATTTTGAGTTTAATTTTTACATTTGAGATAGTTATTTCCTTTATATTATCAACATACAATCCCCCGTATCAAGATTTGTTAATAAGGTTAGATTATATCTCTATAATGTTTTTTACTTTTGAATTTATATACAACTTTTATTATGCTAAAGATAAGGCAAAGTTTTTTAAAGACGTTTATAATATTGTTGATGCCATAGTTGTTATTGCCTTCTTGCTGTATTCTTTAGAGATATTTTATTCAAAGGCATTTTTAGGGCTAAGGGCAATAAATATTCTAAGAATTTTAGTTCTACTTAGAATAATTAAATTAAGAAGATTAGAGGAAAATCCAGCATTAATAAACTTTCTAACACTGCTGATAATTTGCTTTATTTCTTCATGTTTAATATGGGTTGCTGAAGCAGGTGTGAATCCAGCAATAAACAATTTTTTTGATGCTTTTTATTTCACAACAATATCTATAACAACAGTTGGTTATGGAGATATAACACCAAAAACAGATGCTGGAAAGTTGATAATAATATTTTCTGTCTTATTCTTTATTTCTGGCTTAATTGC
- a CDS encoding phosphoadenosine phosphosulfate reductase domain-containing protein, with the protein MECSICVHTSKTKKIVNHEGKPTCVDCLTMLKYPPNFEKMREEVEEILYNLKREGGKYHCVLALSGGKDSVLALKLLKEKFKLNPLCVMVDNKYMAKEAIENALNVTKHYNVDLMILNRDYTELFEDAIKRGESPCRRCSKLTLREVWRVAKLLGLKYVITGHELPFGHSAIRDMKEGIKMIRLLAPYKFKEEEKYKMLEDLPWKKPDLGGYTTNCLVLGVALERFYDKYGFSFEIDRIATLVRLGLLSKEKAKEALKKPKVPDEVYKELRERGLKI; encoded by the coding sequence ATGGAATGTTCAATCTGCGTTCATACATCAAAAACAAAAAAGATAGTTAATCATGAAGGAAAACCTACATGTGTAGATTGCTTAACAATGCTAAAGTATCCACCAAATTTTGAGAAAATGAGAGAAGAAGTTGAAGAAATATTATATAATTTAAAAAGAGAAGGTGGAAAATATCATTGTGTTTTAGCACTTTCTGGTGGAAAAGATAGTGTTTTAGCATTAAAACTATTAAAAGAGAAATTTAAACTAAATCCATTATGTGTTATGGTTGATAATAAGTATATGGCTAAAGAAGCCATAGAAAACGCTTTAAATGTAACTAAACATTACAACGTTGATTTAATGATTTTAAATAGGGATTATACAGAATTATTTGAAGATGCGATAAAAAGAGGAGAAAGTCCTTGTAGAAGATGCTCAAAATTAACATTGAGAGAAGTTTGGAGAGTTGCTAAATTGTTAGGGTTGAAGTATGTAATTACAGGGCATGAATTGCCTTTCGGGCATTCAGCAATAAGGGATATGAAGGAAGGAATAAAAATGATAAGGTTATTAGCCCCCTATAAATTTAAAGAGGAAGAAAAATACAAAATGTTGGAAGATTTACCTTGGAAAAAACCAGATTTGGGAGGGTATACAACAAATTGTTTAGTGCTTGGTGTAGCGTTAGAGAGATTTTATGATAAGTATGGTTTTAGCTTTGAAATTGATAGAATAGCCACGCTTGTTAGATTGGGTTTATTATCAAAAGAGAAAGCAAAAGAAGCTTTAAAAAAGCCAAAAGTTCCTGATGAAGTTTATAAGGAGTTGAGAGAAAGGGGATTAAAGATATAA